A genomic stretch from Methanomassiliicoccales archaeon includes:
- a CDS encoding NfeD family protein, translated as MSLGTILALAFIIIGIIMLIAEAASPGSFILVPATVLIVLGGIGLVSPEWLLSWWAPVAAVIVLIPTTLVTIKLYQKLAPPAPPETTVATSLIGATGIVVREVTPDNLRGKVRIQNDIWSATASKTIPVGTRVIVKNSEGVHVFVEELVDEKASINETGKKVT; from the coding sequence ATGTCTCTAGGCACCATACTGGCACTTGCATTTATTATTATCGGCATCATTATGCTAATTGCCGAAGCTGCTTCTCCAGGGTCTTTCATCCTCGTTCCAGCCACTGTCCTGATCGTTCTCGGCGGGATCGGTTTGGTGTCTCCGGAATGGTTGCTGAGCTGGTGGGCACCTGTTGCAGCAGTCATCGTTCTCATTCCCACAACGCTTGTCACAATCAAACTCTATCAGAAATTGGCTCCCCCAGCACCTCCCGAAACGACGGTTGCGACTTCGCTAATTGGTGCGACTGGTATCGTCGTGAGAGAGGTTACACCAGATAATCTACGAGGAAAGGTACGAATCCAAAATGATATTTGGAGTGCGACCGCATCAAAAACTATACCTGTCGGGACGCGCGTCATTGTTAAGAACAGCGAAGGAGTTCATGTATTTGTTGAGGAATTGGTCGATGAAAAGGCATCAATCAATGAGACAGGAAAGAAGGTGACCTGA
- a CDS encoding SPFH/Band 7/PHB domain protein — protein MDVMSAVILSLLLLAIFTAIGILASGIKIVRPYEQAIYMRLGRFVRVLNQGFNYVTPLINEVVKIDLRTQVLDVPRQEVITKDNSPTNVDAIIYIKVIDPTKAFFQVTNYRMATIYLAQTTLRSIIGDMELDEILSNREKINLHLRDVLDEATDKWGVKVEAVEIREVDPAGKVKEAMEEQTSAERLRRAAILKADGQKKAAILNAEGEKRARILQAEGLRQAKILEAEGERLATILRSQGEAQKLRILSLGATPLDSKALTVLSLDTLKALGSGPATKFILPFELTRLVEGASEYLGMARQTPPRDASKIEDIEKAVGKVDDILGPIPTPEELKKELRSLEEAMEKEKKEVESIAEATKKDKGRSIQID, from the coding sequence ATGGATGTAATGAGCGCGGTGATACTGTCGCTTTTGTTGCTCGCGATTTTTACGGCGATAGGAATTCTTGCAAGTGGCATCAAAATTGTGAGACCTTATGAACAGGCCATTTACATGAGGCTCGGTCGGTTCGTGAGGGTGCTCAACCAGGGTTTTAATTATGTGACTCCACTGATTAATGAAGTTGTCAAGATCGATCTGAGAACACAGGTATTGGATGTTCCCAGGCAAGAGGTTATTACGAAAGACAACTCCCCTACAAACGTCGATGCTATCATTTACATCAAGGTCATTGATCCTACCAAAGCGTTCTTCCAGGTGACTAACTACCGAATGGCAACGATCTATCTCGCACAGACGACATTGAGATCGATCATCGGAGACATGGAACTTGATGAGATCCTTTCGAACAGAGAGAAGATCAATCTCCACCTGAGAGACGTTCTCGATGAGGCAACGGACAAATGGGGCGTAAAGGTCGAAGCAGTCGAGATTAGGGAAGTCGATCCGGCTGGTAAAGTCAAAGAGGCAATGGAAGAGCAAACGTCGGCCGAGAGACTGAGACGGGCTGCCATTTTGAAAGCAGATGGTCAAAAAAAGGCAGCCATCCTCAACGCTGAAGGAGAAAAGCGAGCGAGGATTCTGCAGGCAGAAGGTCTCAGGCAGGCGAAAATTCTTGAGGCGGAAGGGGAGAGGCTCGCAACGATTCTACGAAGCCAGGGAGAAGCCCAAAAGCTTCGAATTCTGTCTCTAGGAGCGACACCACTTGATTCAAAAGCGTTGACTGTTCTTTCTCTCGATACACTGAAGGCGTTAGGGAGCGGACCTGCGACAAAATTCATCCTGCCGTTTGAGCTGACAAGACTCGTCGAAGGCGCGTCTGAATATCTGGGTATGGCAAGACAAACGCCGCCAAGAGATGCGAGCAAAATTGAGGATATAGAAAAGGCAGTCGGGAAGGTGGACGATATCCTCGGTCCGATACCGACACCAGAGGAACTCAAAAAGGAATTGAGATCACTTGAAGAGGCGATGGAAAAGGAGAAAAAAGAAGTCGAATCAATTGCAGAGGCCACTAAAAAGGACAAAGGTCGAAGCATTCAGATCGATTAA
- a CDS encoding cytochrome B5 gives MKVFTQDELKEFNGKNGKPAYVAVKGKVYDVTKSTLWEDGEHQFEHYAGKDLTNEIGDAPHDEDVLERFPIVGTLKED, from the coding sequence ATGAAAGTTTTCACGCAAGATGAGTTAAAGGAATTCAATGGCAAAAATGGAAAGCCGGCATACGTCGCCGTTAAAGGTAAGGTTTATGACGTTACGAAGAGCACATTGTGGGAAGACGGAGAACATCAATTTGAACATTATGCTGGCAAAGATCTCACGAACGAGATTGGCGATGCACCCCACGATGAGGATGTTCTTGAACGTTTTCCTATTGTGGGCACATTAAAGGAAGACTGA
- a CDS encoding glycosyltransferase family 4 protein: MTIGLLSFGTRADRGWGVRVRSLIQMISSFSPVEIFHIEDDTIETMGNKKLPSILDGIENVRSTHIEALEGVRTKISRLFNYYRNDCVKISPRVLKKIEAVGTFQVESLDLFFLANSLNKRKKPVILDEHNVYWNLLRYGMFDSPFFRGMIGRSRSVRKVMASWLLDRAKGFELRCLNAADAVFVTSEVDKGYMISANPELEGKITVIPNCIDVSEYPFCDSEETGEETKNVVFIGRLDYSPNLDAISTILNEIAPRFDRTIRFQIVGGPVPKTEHNQENVDFLGIVPDIKQVLRNADVCIAPLRFGSGTRIKILEYFAMGKPVVSTSIGCEGLMVENRRNIMIADDINTFVDSIRELLENRQLARGLGREGRRLVKEKYDWRLFVPSVRSIYQSLGVLGQ, encoded by the coding sequence ATGACGATTGGGTTGTTATCATTTGGAACACGAGCAGACCGTGGCTGGGGGGTGAGAGTTCGCTCTCTCATCCAGATGATTTCATCCTTTTCACCGGTGGAAATTTTTCATATTGAAGATGATACAATTGAAACAATGGGAAATAAAAAACTGCCGTCGATTCTTGATGGTATCGAGAATGTTCGTTCGACGCACATTGAGGCACTCGAAGGTGTAAGGACCAAGATCTCGAGGTTATTTAATTATTATAGAAATGATTGTGTAAAGATTTCCCCGAGAGTGTTAAAGAAAATAGAAGCGGTTGGAACCTTTCAAGTCGAGAGCTTGGATCTGTTTTTTCTTGCGAACTCATTAAATAAGCGTAAAAAACCAGTAATATTGGACGAACACAATGTATATTGGAATCTCCTAAGGTACGGAATGTTCGATTCGCCATTTTTCAGAGGGATGATTGGCAGAAGTCGATCGGTCCGAAAAGTAATGGCGTCCTGGCTACTAGACAGAGCAAAGGGATTTGAACTTCGATGTCTAAATGCGGCAGACGCCGTTTTTGTGACGTCCGAGGTCGATAAAGGGTACATGATTTCTGCAAATCCTGAGTTGGAAGGAAAGATAACAGTGATACCCAATTGTATCGATGTTTCCGAATACCCCTTTTGTGATTCTGAGGAAACGGGTGAAGAAACCAAGAATGTCGTTTTCATCGGCAGATTGGATTATTCTCCAAACCTTGATGCCATTTCGACAATTCTAAATGAAATAGCACCGCGATTTGATCGGACCATTCGATTCCAGATTGTCGGAGGTCCGGTTCCAAAAACAGAGCATAATCAAGAAAATGTTGATTTCTTGGGAATCGTTCCGGATATCAAACAAGTTTTGAGAAATGCGGATGTTTGTATCGCACCTCTTCGTTTCGGGAGCGGAACTCGTATAAAGATCCTGGAATACTTCGCAATGGGCAAGCCTGTTGTTTCAACTTCGATTGGGTGCGAAGGCTTAATGGTGGAAAACCGTCGTAATATTATGATTGCGGACGACATCAATACGTTTGTTGACTCAATTAGAGAATTGCTCGAAAATCGTCAGCTTGCTCGCGGCCTTGGCAGGGAGGGAAGACGTCTCGTCAAGGAAAAATATGATTGGCGATTGTTTGTACCTTCTGTACGATCCATTTATCAGTCGCTCGGGGTTCTGGGACAATAA
- the hisD gene encoding histidinol dehydrogenase — MWQPLDLDTWLERRSEKFEAVKTSVMEILEAVKNRGDRALIEFTEKFDRIKIDSIEVSRQERKRALENISPSLRRALEIAKLRIERFHQMQLECQSWFKEVDKGISLGVRLTPLKRIGAYIPGGKASYPSTALMCVVPAKVAGVNEICCCTPPPGSDATLAAFEIAGVDEVYRIGGAQAIAAMAFGTESIRPVQKIVGPGNIFVTAAKLLVMDRVGIDFPAGPSDIVVVADETAVPQFVATDLMAQAEHDPNAMCMLISLDSELPSNVEHAMIEMIRSAKRRNIIESSLRNMGLVVVGNMEEAAIIIDRIAPEHLSIQTKDPMALVGLIHNAGSIFIGSYSPVACGDYAAGPNHVLPTAGYASLYSGLDVRHFCKASFIQALSKEGLSLIGGVVEELAKAEGLYAHADSIRIRLR; from the coding sequence ATGTGGCAGCCCCTTGATTTAGACACTTGGCTTGAAAGGAGATCTGAAAAATTTGAAGCAGTAAAGACATCCGTGATGGAAATCCTCGAGGCTGTGAAGAACAGGGGCGATAGAGCTCTCATCGAATTCACTGAGAAATTTGATAGAATTAAGATTGATTCGATTGAGGTCAGTAGGCAAGAGCGGAAAAGAGCCCTCGAAAATATTTCACCATCACTGAGGCGAGCACTAGAGATTGCAAAATTACGCATTGAACGATTTCATCAAATGCAGTTGGAATGTCAATCCTGGTTCAAAGAAGTGGATAAGGGGATCTCTCTTGGAGTGAGACTCACTCCATTGAAACGTATCGGTGCATATATCCCAGGTGGAAAAGCGTCTTATCCTTCAACAGCTTTGATGTGCGTCGTTCCTGCAAAAGTTGCTGGTGTGAATGAAATTTGTTGCTGTACACCTCCGCCTGGAAGCGACGCAACGCTCGCTGCGTTTGAAATCGCTGGCGTCGACGAGGTGTATAGAATTGGTGGGGCTCAGGCTATCGCCGCGATGGCATTTGGAACCGAGAGCATAAGGCCGGTTCAAAAGATTGTAGGTCCAGGGAACATTTTTGTAACGGCTGCTAAGCTCCTCGTCATGGATCGAGTTGGAATCGATTTCCCAGCAGGTCCGAGCGACATAGTCGTGGTTGCAGATGAGACCGCAGTTCCACAATTTGTCGCCACTGACCTTATGGCTCAGGCGGAACACGATCCAAATGCAATGTGCATGCTCATTTCGCTCGATAGCGAATTGCCTTCGAATGTAGAACACGCGATGATTGAAATGATCCGAAGTGCGAAGAGAAGGAATATCATTGAGAGTTCCCTTAGGAATATGGGTTTGGTCGTTGTTGGGAATATGGAAGAAGCAGCAATTATTATTGATCGAATCGCTCCCGAGCACCTTTCAATTCAGACGAAGGACCCGATGGCGTTAGTCGGACTGATCCATAATGCTGGCTCTATTTTTATCGGCTCTTATTCTCCAGTTGCTTGTGGTGACTATGCGGCTGGACCGAATCACGTCCTTCCAACAGCTGGTTACGCAAGTTTATACTCCGGTCTTGATGTTCGTCATTTTTGCAAAGCATCATTCATACAGGCCCTTTCTAAAGAGGGCCTAAGCTTGATTGGAGGTGTTGTTGAAGAACTTGCGAAAGCAGAAGGTCTCTATGCGCATGCCGATTCGATCAGGATAAGACTCCGTTGA
- a CDS encoding 4Fe-4S binding protein — MVAKVNTDECVGCGACADVCPQECIEVEDVAIVDESKCLDCGSCADECPNNCITIEKK; from the coding sequence ATGGTTGCAAAAGTGAACACGGATGAATGTGTTGGATGTGGAGCCTGCGCTGATGTTTGCCCACAGGAATGCATCGAAGTCGAGGATGTAGCGATCGTTGACGAGTCAAAGTGCCTTGATTGTGGCTCTTGCGCCGATGAATGCCCCAACAATTGTATCACAATTGAAAAGAAATAA
- a CDS encoding PrsW family intramembrane metalloprotease, which yields MLVVSLTGILQLIILALAAVVPSLIFLSWFRSAGTGRKESWLQLLILFFYGAIVAVVIAIFIEFLAITLLLSPVFREYEFFSRNPSLWSLVIVVIIAPFAEEFAKMLGVLKSSMKLRRMRSGFVFGAATGLGFAATENLLYESVAMAEGGVLMFLIVALLRSYSSALLHGSATSIVGYGVAKKRFEGKLVIPYYLFAVMMHGTFNLLASLGGLFDGDSSIIASGFGLLLSFILVLFAIKFINSKLNKKL from the coding sequence TTGCTAGTAGTGTCATTAACAGGCATTCTTCAATTGATCATACTGGCACTCGCAGCCGTCGTCCCCTCCCTGATTTTCCTTTCATGGTTTAGATCTGCAGGCACTGGTAGAAAGGAATCTTGGCTCCAACTTTTGATTCTATTTTTCTATGGCGCAATTGTAGCCGTTGTTATCGCCATTTTCATTGAATTCCTCGCCATTACTTTACTTCTCAGCCCAGTCTTCAGAGAATACGAATTTTTTTCCAGAAATCCATCACTCTGGTCACTCGTCATAGTGGTGATCATTGCTCCATTCGCTGAGGAATTTGCAAAAATGCTCGGCGTACTGAAATCGTCGATGAAATTGCGGCGAATGAGGAGTGGATTCGTTTTTGGCGCAGCAACAGGATTGGGATTTGCCGCGACAGAAAATCTCCTTTACGAGAGCGTTGCGATGGCTGAGGGAGGAGTTTTAATGTTCCTGATCGTTGCTCTATTGCGCAGCTACTCTTCAGCACTCCTGCATGGCTCTGCAACATCAATTGTTGGTTATGGCGTCGCAAAAAAGAGATTCGAAGGCAAATTGGTAATTCCATATTACCTATTTGCTGTGATGATGCATGGGACCTTTAACCTGCTCGCTTCCCTAGGAGGACTCTTCGACGGCGATAGCTCAATTATTGCAAGTGGTTTTGGTCTGCTTCTTTCTTTTATTCTCGTTCTCTTTGCGATTAAATTCATTAACTCAAAATTAAATAAAAAACTCTGA
- a CDS encoding NAD(P)/FAD-dependent oxidoreductase codes for MTYDLIVIGAGPAGLTAGIYARSRKLKTLILEAGNAGGQLVSLYPDKGIENYPGCVLTQAEKLAKRMITHALSMGCELHENEMALDILEKDSRLLVVTDKRKYETKAVIIAVGIGLFKPKKLGIPGEDQFENKGVFYKIPHKESLVDKRVLFVGGGNSALEMALIASEVAETYIVHRRNEFRADEGVVEKVKRSRIKTILNAELEEIKGDQTVNSVTIKVGGDQKMNLDVDVVVINIGYTPDLKDIQRWNVELEDNLIKVDTAMRTSRPGVFACGDVVTYSGKYKQIITACGEAATAANSAYKYIMKPYWS; via the coding sequence ATGACCTACGACCTGATTGTCATTGGAGCAGGACCTGCTGGGTTGACGGCTGGAATTTACGCGCGCTCTCGCAAGTTAAAGACACTGATTCTTGAAGCGGGCAACGCCGGCGGACAGCTAGTTTCTCTTTATCCGGATAAAGGGATCGAGAATTATCCAGGTTGCGTCCTAACACAAGCTGAAAAGCTCGCAAAGAGAATGATAACCCATGCCTTGAGTATGGGCTGTGAGCTTCATGAGAATGAGATGGCTCTTGATATTCTTGAGAAAGACTCACGACTTCTCGTTGTCACGGACAAACGGAAGTACGAAACCAAGGCGGTCATTATCGCCGTTGGTATCGGGCTTTTCAAGCCAAAAAAACTCGGTATTCCGGGAGAGGATCAATTCGAGAATAAAGGGGTTTTTTACAAAATTCCTCATAAGGAAAGCCTCGTCGATAAGCGTGTTCTTTTTGTCGGCGGTGGTAATAGTGCCCTAGAAATGGCTCTCATCGCATCTGAGGTGGCCGAGACATATATTGTGCACCGACGAAATGAGTTCAGAGCTGATGAAGGCGTAGTAGAAAAAGTGAAGCGTTCAAGGATAAAGACAATACTCAACGCCGAACTCGAAGAAATTAAAGGGGATCAAACGGTGAACAGCGTCACTATTAAGGTCGGGGGCGACCAAAAGATGAACCTTGATGTCGACGTAGTTGTCATCAATATTGGCTATACTCCCGATCTTAAAGATATTCAGAGATGGAATGTGGAACTGGAAGATAATCTAATCAAGGTGGACACAGCCATGCGTACCTCGCGGCCAGGAGTATTCGCATGCGGGGATGTCGTTACCTACAGCGGAAAATACAAGCAGATCATCACGGCTTGCGGGGAAGCGGCAACGGCCGCAAACAGCGCATATAAGTATATCATGAAGCCCTATTGGTCATAA
- a CDS encoding macro domain-containing protein, producing the protein MQKTINGITVRVLRGDITEMETEAIVNAANNMLWMGAGVAGAIKKKGGKEIEEEALSKGPIPVGEAIVTGAGRLKAKYVIHAASMGQDLKTDAKKIASCTLASLKRADELGIKSISFPAIGTGVGGFSIDEAAEVMINTIIDYIKRGTGLQLIQFTLFDEDTKKAFENVLERVGD; encoded by the coding sequence ATGCAAAAGACGATCAATGGGATTACTGTAAGGGTACTGAGAGGTGATATCACCGAGATGGAGACGGAGGCGATCGTCAATGCTGCAAACAACATGCTATGGATGGGTGCTGGAGTAGCTGGTGCGATCAAGAAAAAAGGCGGAAAAGAAATTGAGGAGGAAGCATTGTCAAAAGGACCAATTCCAGTTGGCGAGGCAATTGTTACTGGGGCAGGCCGGCTAAAGGCCAAGTATGTGATTCATGCTGCCAGTATGGGTCAGGATTTGAAAACAGATGCCAAAAAGATTGCCTCCTGTACGTTGGCAAGTCTCAAGAGAGCGGACGAACTTGGAATCAAGAGCATATCATTTCCTGCCATAGGAACTGGCGTAGGTGGTTTTTCAATTGATGAGGCTGCCGAGGTGATGATAAACACGATAATTGATTACATCAAAAGAGGTACGGGTCTGCAGTTGATTCAATTCACGTTATTTGATGAGGATACAAAGAAAGCTTTCGAAAATGTTCTCGAGCGCGTAGGGGATTGA
- the thpR gene encoding RNA 2',3'-cyclic phosphodiesterase has translation MARFRAFIAVDLKANEKIAKVLEELKNALPSLKLVDQANVHITLKFLGDTDESLIPDIKKIIERATVGLSPFTISLIGTGAFPSKTKIRVIWIGIRNAEQLSIIAKKLDEELHSLGFEREKREFSPHLTLARAREIISSTKIEKLIDQYSEEEFGKEVVQSIRLKKSVLTPKGSIYSTVDEVILG, from the coding sequence GTGGCGAGATTCAGGGCCTTCATTGCGGTCGATCTGAAGGCTAACGAAAAAATAGCGAAAGTTCTTGAAGAACTGAAGAACGCACTACCATCGCTCAAACTCGTTGATCAAGCAAATGTGCATATTACTTTGAAATTCCTTGGAGATACTGATGAATCGCTGATTCCAGACATCAAAAAAATTATTGAAAGAGCAACAGTTGGATTAAGCCCATTCACAATTTCGCTGATCGGGACTGGTGCTTTCCCATCAAAAACGAAAATTCGTGTGATCTGGATTGGAATCAGAAATGCTGAGCAACTCTCGATTATCGCGAAAAAACTCGATGAAGAATTGCACTCACTTGGATTTGAAAGGGAAAAGAGGGAATTCAGTCCACATTTGACTCTTGCAAGGGCGCGAGAGATCATTTCATCAACGAAAATCGAGAAGCTCATCGATCAATACAGTGAAGAAGAATTTGGGAAGGAAGTGGTACAGTCAATCAGATTGAAGAAATCGGTGTTGACACCAAAGGGATCGATATACAGCACAGTGGATGAAGTGATATTGGGTTGA
- a CDS encoding cysteine desulfurase: MDVYKIRRDFPVYTGRDNDPIYFDNACQTLRPRQVIEASNEYYLKYPACAGRSVHRFATEVSIKIDESREKIAGFINSSSPKEIIFTKNCTEALNLVAKGLDLKKGDIVLTTDIEHNSNHIPWMQVARSKGIRRKFVETSKDGIFDLETFKAMMSRDVKVVSFAHANNVVGTSIPAKDVTEIAHDYGAIVMLDGAQAAPHMRVNVKELDVDFYAFSMHKMLGPAGVGVLYGKEDLLEKLDPLITGGGAVSTASLNEVEFLPLPDKLESGLLNYSGIIGSSVAIDYISQIGLESISEHVCRLNCKVTEGLRNDQAIEILGPLDCKLRGNIFSFNIKGLSSHDVAMMLDQMKGIMIRSGMHCAHPFFLKRGSSGCARASFYIYNTLEECQIFVETVQEIAQIFSN, encoded by the coding sequence ATGGATGTTTACAAGATACGCAGGGACTTTCCCGTTTACACAGGCAGGGACAACGACCCAATTTATTTCGATAACGCATGTCAAACTCTTCGTCCGAGACAGGTGATTGAAGCCTCAAACGAGTATTATTTGAAGTACCCTGCTTGCGCTGGTCGCAGTGTACATCGCTTCGCGACGGAGGTCTCAATCAAAATCGACGAATCTCGCGAAAAAATTGCAGGGTTCATCAATTCCTCTTCTCCAAAGGAAATTATCTTTACAAAGAATTGCACAGAAGCGCTCAACCTCGTTGCAAAGGGTCTTGACCTGAAAAAAGGCGATATAGTACTAACGACGGACATCGAGCACAACAGTAATCACATTCCCTGGATGCAGGTTGCTAGATCCAAAGGCATCAGGCGTAAATTTGTTGAGACTTCAAAGGATGGGATTTTTGATCTCGAAACATTTAAGGCAATGATGTCAAGAGATGTCAAGGTTGTTAGCTTTGCTCATGCAAATAATGTCGTTGGAACGAGTATTCCAGCGAAAGATGTGACCGAGATAGCGCATGATTATGGGGCAATCGTCATGCTAGATGGAGCACAAGCAGCGCCCCACATGCGAGTCAATGTTAAGGAATTGGATGTGGACTTTTACGCATTCTCGATGCACAAAATGCTTGGCCCAGCGGGCGTCGGTGTACTTTATGGTAAGGAAGATCTTCTTGAAAAGCTCGATCCATTGATCACGGGAGGTGGAGCTGTTAGCACAGCTTCTCTGAATGAGGTTGAGTTTTTGCCTTTGCCAGACAAACTTGAATCAGGCCTCTTGAATTACTCTGGCATAATAGGATCGTCTGTGGCAATCGATTATATCAGTCAAATTGGCCTTGAATCGATTTCAGAGCACGTTTGCAGACTTAACTGCAAAGTAACCGAGGGGCTGCGCAATGATCAAGCAATTGAAATTCTCGGGCCTCTTGATTGCAAGCTGAGAGGTAACATCTTTTCTTTCAACATTAAAGGGCTGAGTTCACATGATGTCGCAATGATGCTTGATCAAATGAAGGGAATCATGATTAGATCCGGCATGCATTGTGCGCATCCATTCTTCTTAAAACGGGGGAGCAGCGGTTGTGCTCGTGCCTCTTTTTACATATACAATACGCTAGAAGAATGCCAGATCTTTGTGGAGACCGTTCAAGAAATTGCTCAAATCTTTTCCAACTGA
- a CDS encoding dihydroorotate dehydrogenase — MSLQTKLKSLVLSNPTMLASGILSETSGCIIAAAKSGAGAVVTKSIGSVPREGYPNPTVVELEFGYINAMGLPNPGIDEFGKEVKDSLGCGVPIIGSIFASDEKEFAYLSKKMEEYGVAALELNLSCPHAKGYGMEIGVDPEIVRKIVSMIKDEIRIPVFAKLTPNTHRLIEVAKAVEEAGGDGVVAINTVKAMSISIDFKRPVLANRYGGLSGPAIKPIGIRCVYELYDALDIPIIGVGGIETWKDAVEYLMAGATALQIGSAVRKRGLGVFRNINNGLRRFLEKEGYSAISEIVGVAHEFS, encoded by the coding sequence ATTTCGTTGCAGACGAAATTAAAAAGTCTTGTTCTTTCGAATCCCACAATGCTCGCATCTGGTATTCTCAGTGAGACTTCTGGTTGCATCATTGCTGCGGCAAAATCTGGTGCTGGCGCTGTCGTGACGAAGTCGATTGGAAGTGTGCCAAGAGAGGGGTATCCTAATCCAACTGTGGTCGAGCTGGAGTTTGGCTACATCAACGCAATGGGCCTACCAAATCCAGGCATCGACGAATTTGGAAAGGAGGTGAAGGATTCACTTGGGTGCGGCGTTCCGATCATCGGAAGCATTTTTGCATCGGATGAAAAAGAATTCGCATATCTGAGCAAGAAAATGGAGGAATACGGCGTTGCAGCGCTTGAGCTCAATCTCAGTTGCCCTCATGCAAAGGGTTACGGGATGGAGATTGGGGTCGATCCAGAAATTGTAAGAAAAATTGTCTCGATGATCAAAGATGAAATTCGGATTCCTGTTTTCGCAAAATTGACACCTAATACACATCGATTGATTGAAGTCGCAAAGGCTGTGGAGGAAGCTGGTGGTGACGGTGTTGTCGCGATCAACACAGTTAAAGCAATGTCGATCTCAATCGATTTCAAACGACCAGTTCTGGCAAATCGATATGGAGGGTTATCTGGACCGGCTATCAAGCCAATCGGTATTAGATGTGTCTACGAGCTTTACGATGCCCTTGATATTCCTATTATCGGGGTCGGAGGGATAGAAACGTGGAAAGATGCGGTTGAATATCTTATGGCAGGGGCGACCGCATTGCAGATTGGTAGTGCCGTTCGAAAAAGAGGTTTGGGTGTTTTTAGGAACATAAACAATGGTCTAAGAAGATTCTTAGAAAAGGAGGGATACAGCGCAATTAGCGAAATCGTGGGGGTCGCGCATGAGTTTTCATAA
- a CDS encoding dihydroorotate dehydrogenase electron transfer subunit — MSFHKAVTIKEVVAEANGVKTLRFFLRRKCLPGQFLMIWIPGIDEIPMSLSYIGSLKGITVKEVGEATRALCSLRPGDQLGVRGPYGRGFSLGRGSVLCVGGGNGIASLMPAAEALKRDLVDFAIGAKTETELVFVERAKKCSNYVAISTDDGTKGFKGTVVELAARMMDKKKYDSVLACGPEPMLFQLFDLCKKYDVDCQFSLERFMKCGIGICGSCAINGIRVCREGPVFSRRELESLMEFGRFRRDASGVRITF; from the coding sequence ATGAGTTTTCATAAAGCGGTCACTATTAAGGAAGTCGTGGCGGAAGCCAATGGCGTTAAGACATTGAGATTCTTTCTGAGAAGAAAATGTCTTCCCGGTCAGTTTCTCATGATTTGGATCCCAGGTATTGACGAGATCCCAATGTCCCTTTCTTATATAGGAAGTCTCAAGGGCATTACGGTTAAGGAGGTTGGTGAGGCGACGAGGGCGCTATGCTCGCTTCGTCCTGGCGACCAGCTAGGTGTACGAGGCCCTTACGGCAGGGGTTTTTCACTCGGCAGGGGGAGTGTTTTATGTGTCGGCGGAGGAAACGGGATCGCGTCGCTAATGCCTGCCGCAGAAGCGTTGAAACGAGATTTAGTCGATTTCGCAATCGGCGCCAAAACTGAGACGGAACTGGTTTTCGTAGAAAGAGCAAAGAAATGCTCGAATTATGTCGCAATTTCAACGGATGATGGAACGAAGGGATTCAAAGGAACTGTCGTCGAGCTGGCTGCAAGGATGATGGATAAGAAGAAGTATGATTCAGTGTTGGCATGTGGTCCCGAACCGATGCTTTTTCAATTATTCGATCTCTGCAAGAAATATGATGTTGATTGCCAGTTTTCATTGGAAAGATTCATGAAGTGTGGTATCGGGATATGCGGATCGTGCGCGATCAACGGTATAAGGGTATGTAGAGAAGGGCCTGTTTTTTCCAGAAGAGAACTTGAATCACTCATGGAATTTGGCAGATTCAGAAGGGATGCATCAGGCGTGCGAATTACATTTTGA